The Gymnogyps californianus isolate 813 chromosome 5, ASM1813914v2, whole genome shotgun sequence genome contains a region encoding:
- the ERG28 gene encoding ergosterol biosynthetic protein 28 homolog, with protein sequence MSRFLNVLRSWLVMVSVIAAGNTLQSFRDHSFLSEKLYTASPGLVNGLQARTFGVWTLLSSVIRCLCAIDIRNRTLYYITLFTFFLALVHFLSEVFIYHTAALTIGVMAPLMVASFSILGMLIGLQYLEVEALSQNKKKN encoded by the exons ATGAGCCGGTTCCTGAACGTGCTGCGCAGCTGGCTGGTGATGGTGTCGGTCATCGCCGCCGGGAACACCCTGCAGAGCTTCCGCGACCACAGCTTCCTCTCGGAGAAGCTGTACACCGCCAGCCCCGGCCTCG TGAACGGGCTCCAGGCTCGGACCTTTGGCGTCTGGACCCTGCTGTCATCAGTGATCCGCTGTCTCTGCGCCATCGACATCCGCAATAGGAC CCTCTATTACATCACACTCTTCACCTTCTTTTTGGCCCTTGTTCACTTCCTCTCCGAGGTCTTCATTTACCACACTGCAGCCTTGACAATTGGAGTTATGGCACCCCTCATGGTAGCAA GTTTCTCTATCTTGGGGATGTTGATTGGGCTGCAGTACCTGGAGGTAGAAGCACTGTcacaaaacaagaagaaaaactga